Within the Chloroflexota bacterium genome, the region GTGAGCTTGATGTCAAACGTGAAGCCGTATGGCAACTGCGTGCGCCAGGTCAGGCGCAGGTCGCGGCCAAGGAACATCGGCGGGTCCCCTTCCGACAGCATCTGCACCCGCGCCACAGCGCGCCACCACTGCGGCCAGTTGGGCGAATCGACGATGACGTCCCAGACACGCTCAAGGGGCGCGGCAATCTGCCAGCGTGTTACAAACGAGTAGTCAGTCATTGTGCTGACCCCTGCGCCATGAGCAGTCGGCCCAGCCAGATCCACCAGATGGGGCCGGCGATAACCGACGTCAGACCGCCGGAAAGGAGGATGAGTGGCTGAATGGACAGCGCGGTTGCAACGAACAACACGATCAGCAGGATGGCATTAGCCATTCCCAGCACGCCAAGATTGCGCGGCAGGGTAGCATTGTGCGCGATCCGCCAACTGAACAGGAACGAGACCAGTCCGACCACGCCAAAAGTCGCCACGCCTGCCGGATCCACCTGCGACGGGAGCAGGCGCGCGGCTTCGATCGCTGCGCGCGCGGGCGCTTCCGCCGTGCGCAGGGCATTGACCAGCAGTGCTTGATAAACACCATGCGTCAGTGTCACGAACGCGGCCGCAATGCCCAGCAGCAGCGCCCACAACGCATATCCGTCTTCGCCGCTGCCCTTTACACGCTGGTACAGCGCGACATAGGCGGCGCTGGAGAACACGCCGCTGGCCGCCAGAATACTCCAACTGCCGAACGCGCCAATGAACGGCGACTGCGGCTGAATCGCGAGAAAGAAGACCGCATAGGCGATCGAGAGCACGCCGACCAGCACCGCCGCCCACCCACCGAGCCGCGCAAACGATTTGTCCACAATTCCCCCTTCGCTTAATGGATTCGACGAGACGCGCGCCACATATTCGACAGGCATCGCATCCAAACACTCATACGCGCTTTGCTTCCGGCCCGGCGTCTGCGCTGCCTTCAGTCGCCATGCGCTCGGAGAGGCGGCGCGGCGCGCAGTCGTAGCTCGGCTTATACTTGTACAAACCGTCGAGCATCGCGGGAAACCGTTTCTTCATGATCGGCCGCGGCCGCGGCCGCGGCAGCTTCACCAGGTCAATGTAATGCCTGGTGCGCGTGCGGCGGCCGTCGTCCAACGCTTCAAACGTGATCGTGCGCCGCATCGCCGTCCCGCCATCCGTCATTTCGGACGTGATGTAGTCAAAGGGCCGGACGTCGAGCAGCGTTTCGACCGACGTGCCCTTGCCGTGGGCGCAGTGGTTGACCGCGCCTGGCGCGGTGCGTCCGCCGGGCCGGTGCTGCGCACCCCAGGTCAGACCCGGCGCCCACAGGTTGCGCAGGGCCGGATCATTCAGCCATTCCCAGACGCGCGACGGCGGCGCATCGAACTCCGCCATATAGGTATACAGCGCATCGGCCGCTGTCACGACGACCCGCCGGCGGGCGCGCAGTTCATCGCACAGCGCGCGCAGGTCGAGGCTGAAGGTGTCCACCGTGCCGAGGTATTCGTATTCCTCGGCGATTTGCCGCAGGCCGTCCGGCGACAGCCCAATGTGCGCCAGGCTGGGCGCGGTGAACAGGGCATAAGCCCGCCAGCCCGTCTGCTCGACCACGTGGTTCTTGAGCAAGCGGTGCGCCAGGTTCACATCCGAGCCGACCAGTTCGCGGGCGCCGGCGACCGTCTGCACGGCGAAATCGCCGTGATGGGTAATGAACTTCAGGTCGAGCGTGCCGATCGCGCGGCAGGCATTGCAGGTGCAGGTCGTGCTGTGGCGGATCGAATCGACCTTGTCGCGGAACGCCAGGTAGGTTGCTTCGATCATCTCCAGCACAGTCTCGCCGCGCCGGAAATCGGATTCGAGCCCGTAGCAGAATACGCAGTCGCCTTCCAGCTTGGATAGCGTCATGCCGCCTTTGAGCCGCCCGACGATCGTTTCCAGCAGTTCGCTCAGGATTCCCTGTGCGTGATCGAGCTCTGTGCCGGCCAGATATGACGTGTAGCCCGAAATGTCCGCCAGCAGGAGGTAGCCATGTTGGGTTGAGGTGCTCATCTTCATGCCTCGCGCTGCGCGCTCCCAAGTCGGCTAACAAGCTTCTGGAAATACTCCGTGCTACCGCCCGACCACGCTTTCATCAGCTGAGACATGCACACGCCGATCGTAGAGCAGATCGCGCCAGCGACCAGCGGCCACCCGGCGAGTGCCATCATGACAAACTCCCCGGCACTGACCATGGCACAATCACACAGTTGTACGGGCAACGCCACAAGAGGAAGCGACAGCGAAGGCTCGAAGCGCGCACGCGGACTGGCCGCGGCAAATCGGGTCGTAAGCGGAATGGTCGGCGGGTAGACGCCGTCCGTGTGGCACCACATCATCCCCCTCCCAGAAGCCTCTGTGCGCCAGTGTCCAAGAGACGGCGGAATTATAGCACGCTCGCGGCACATTGCGAATTTACTGGCGTAATCGCGCAGGGCCATTCAATTGTCATAGTGCATCAAGAAATTCCGAGGAAGCGGGCGCTGAGCGGCACACGACGCCGTCGAAGCGCGCGCATTTTCTTGCCCTTCGACAGGCTCAGGGCACGCTCGCTCAGTTCGTCAAGCGACTTTTGAATCGCCCTGGTAATCGCGGCAGTTCTCGTTTTGGAGTCTGGCCGCCAGTATCGCCCCCCTCTCATCCCCTGGCCCCTTCTCCCCCGCGCGCGGGGGAGAAGGGGCAAAGCTAACGGGGAGGTGCGCGGCGGCTGCGCCACCGCGCACCTCCCCTTGGATTCTCTCCCCCTCCCAACTTCGTTGGGAGGGGGTTGGGGGGAGGGCAGCAACAGCGACTCGTCGAACCGGTTTGTATGACAAGCACTTGAGGACCATCTCATGACAAGCCGGCATTGGAAAGTGTCCGTCCAAAGTCAAAATGAGAATTGCTGGCGCAATCGTTTTGCGTTTGCTATGCGAAAATGCTACAATCCTTCGCACCATTGTGAAGGATGCCACAAGCATGGACTGGTTCAGCATAACCCCACTCGGGCCCGGCCTCTGGCAGATCGCGGAGCCGATCGGGCGCATCGAGCCGCGCTTCGGCGTGGAAACCGTGAACATGCACCTGATCGCCGGATCGGAGCGCGCCGCGCTGATCGACACCGGCATGGGCGTCGCACGGCTGCGGCCGGTTGTCGAATCGGTCTGCGGCCTGCCCGTCACCGTCTACAACACACACTTCCACTGGGACCACAGCGCGGGCAACGACGAGTTTGAGCAAATCGCCATATACAAGGACGAAGTCAAACTGCTG harbors:
- a CDS encoding DUF2652 domain-containing protein, whose translation is MSTSTQHGYLLLADISGYTSYLAGTELDHAQGILSELLETIVGRLKGGMTLSKLEGDCVFCYGLESDFRRGETVLEMIEATYLAFRDKVDSIRHSTTCTCNACRAIGTLDLKFITHHGDFAVQTVAGARELVGSDVNLAHRLLKNHVVEQTGWRAYALFTAPSLAHIGLSPDGLRQIAEEYEYLGTVDTFSLDLRALCDELRARRRVVVTAADALYTYMAEFDAPPSRVWEWLNDPALRNLWAPGLTWGAQHRPGGRTAPGAVNHCAHGKGTSVETLLDVRPFDYITSEMTDGGTAMRRTITFEALDDGRRTRTRHYIDLVKLPRPRPRPIMKKRFPAMLDGLYKYKPSYDCAPRRLSERMATEGSADAGPEAKRV